One Megamonas hypermegale genomic window carries:
- the gcvT gene encoding glycine cleavage system aminomethyltransferase GcvT codes for MDLLRTPLYEEHVKCGGKMVPFAGYELPVQYATGVIKEHMAVRTACGIFDVSHMGEIICEGEDALANINMLLTNNYTDLKINHARYSPMCNENGGVVDDLIVYKQREDKYFIVVNAANKDKDFNWMKSHAFGQVKFEDVSADYAQIALQGPNSEAVLSQLTKDIPEKYYTCIFDAKIDDIDCIISRTGYTGEDGFEIYVNSKYASAIWNLLLEHGKEENLIPCGLGARDTLRLEAAMPLYGHEMNDEISPKEAGLGIFVKMDKADFIGKKALEEKGVPTRRRVGLKVTGRGIIREAQDVFMGDKKIGVTTSGTHCPYLKQAVALALVDANYKDVGTKVQVNVRGRMVDAEVVKLPFYKRNK; via the coding sequence GTGGATTTATTAAGAACACCTTTATATGAAGAACATGTTAAATGTGGTGGTAAAATGGTACCGTTTGCGGGCTATGAATTACCAGTGCAGTATGCAACAGGCGTAATAAAAGAACATATGGCAGTTCGCACCGCTTGTGGTATTTTTGATGTTTCACATATGGGCGAAATTATCTGTGAAGGCGAAGACGCTTTAGCAAATATAAATATGCTACTCACAAATAATTATACCGATTTAAAAATTAATCATGCGCGCTACAGTCCAATGTGCAATGAAAACGGTGGCGTAGTTGATGATTTGATTGTGTACAAACAGCGTGAAGACAAGTATTTTATCGTCGTAAATGCAGCTAATAAAGATAAAGATTTTAATTGGATGAAATCTCATGCATTTGGTCAAGTAAAATTTGAAGATGTGTCAGCTGATTATGCACAGATTGCACTTCAAGGGCCAAATAGTGAAGCTGTATTGAGCCAATTGACAAAAGACATTCCAGAAAAATACTACACATGTATTTTTGATGCCAAAATCGACGATATAGATTGTATTATCTCTCGTACTGGCTACACTGGTGAAGATGGTTTTGAAATCTATGTAAATAGCAAATATGCTTCTGCTATTTGGAATTTATTGCTTGAACATGGCAAAGAAGAAAATCTCATTCCTTGCGGTTTAGGCGCACGCGATACACTCCGCTTAGAAGCAGCAATGCCACTTTATGGTCATGAAATGAATGATGAAATTTCACCAAAAGAAGCAGGACTTGGCATTTTTGTAAAAATGGATAAGGCTGATTTCATTGGTAAAAAAGCTTTAGAAGAAAAAGGTGTTCCTACAAGACGCCGTGTTGGTCTTAAAGTTACAGGTAGAGGTATTATCCGTGAAGCGCAAGATGTATTTATGGGAGATAAAAAAATCGGCGTAACAACATCTGGTACACATTGCCCATATTTAAAACAAGCAGTGGCATTAGCATTAGTAGATGCAAATTATAAAGATGTTGGCACAAAAGTACAAGTAAATGTACGTGGCCGTATGGTAGATGCAGAAGTTGTAAAATTACCATTCTATAAAAGAAATAAATGA